Sequence from the Cytophagales bacterium genome:
TTTTTGTAACTTTGGAACGACAAATAATTATGAAACAACGAATTTACATTGACACTTCAGTAATTGGCGGTTGTTTTGACATTGAATTTAAAGAGTGGTCGAACAAATTATTTGACGACTTTCGGGACGGAAAAAAAAATGCTGTAATTTCCGACATCACACTTGACGAACTTTCTTTTTCAAGACCAGAAGTTCGCAATCATCTTGACACTATCCCGAACGATTACAAAGAATATGTTTTGAATGACGAACAAACTGAAGAACTTGCGGACAAATACATCAAAGAAAAAGTGGTGACACAAAAATCTCACGAAGACGCTTTGCATATTGCTATTGCGACAGTGAATAAGGTTGATGTTTTGGTAAGTTGGAACTTTAAACATATTGTGAACCT
This genomic interval carries:
- a CDS encoding type II toxin-antitoxin system VapC family toxin; translated protein: MKQRIYIDTSVIGGCFDIEFKEWSNKLFDDFRDGKKNAVISDITLDELSFSRPEVRNHLDTIPNDYKEYVLNDEQTEELADKYIKEKVVTQKSHEDALHIAIATVNKVDVLVSWNFKHIVNLDRIRKYNAVNLMNGYPMLEIRNPREILK